The Mauremys reevesii isolate NIE-2019 linkage group 22, ASM1616193v1, whole genome shotgun sequence genomic interval ATTCACTGTTAGTTATTTGCTGTTAACCATCCACATTCACTACTCGCTGCTCATTATTAGTTATTTACTATTCACCGTTCACTCTCCCCATTCACTGCTCACCGTTTCACTCTTCGCTGTTCATTGCCTGCTATGCAGTTTGCACTCTCAGATATCGTTCACTATTCTTTATTCACTATTTGGCCCTCGTGTTTCACTCTTGGATAGACATTATTTCCTGTTCACGGTGTAGCTCGCTCTCTGCCGTTCACTGTTCTTCTTTCTCTTGTCACCGTTTCTCATTAAGACCCTCTCGTTCCCCGTCCACTGTGCTTTGCACACGATTCCCTCTTCGTCGCTCACTCTTCCCTGTGTCTTCGGGCTAGTTCTCATTCCCTTGCTGCTCTTGGCTCCTTGGTTGCCAGCCGCTACTCCCCAGTGGCCGTTGGCTCCTCCTCACCTGCCAGGCCATTTCGAGAAAGGCCCAGGAAGACAGCAGGCGGCCAATCCCACGCACCGCGAGATCAACCCACTGGGGAGCCCCACCATGGGCCGACAGGGACAATGTCCTGTGACCAATCACTTGGGCTCCTGTAGCTCAAACCCAGGGAAATGAGGGCCAAACCCAGGGGAACAGGAAGGGCCTTAGCAGCAGGTCATTCCACTGGCCCCAGTAGCGAAAGGGCCCCAATAACCAGCTGCTGAGGACGGGGAACTCATTTCCCCTGCCGCATGTCGACTCGTTTTCGGCCAGCAGAGGCTGCGGTTCCTGGTGTGCCCTGAACACGCCATCTATGGACAAAAAGGGGaacgctgccccctgctgagcccccgcttcccgcagcacagcaccccctgctgagcccccaccccactccccacattatagcaccctctgctgggcccccaccctgctccctgcagcccagcaccccctgctgagccctggccccactcccgacagcacagcgccccccgccctgctccccgcagcacagcaccccccaccccattccccacatTATAGCACCCTctgctgagccccgccccactcccgcagcacagcgcccgctcccgcagcacagcaccccccagcccgctccccccagcacagcaccccccaccccattccccccatTATAGCACCCTCTGCTGAGCCCACTGCCccgctcccagcagcacagcgccccctgctgagtcccccgccccactccccgcagcccagcgcccccggccCCAGACCCCTCAGCACAGtggcccctgctgagccccccgccctgctccccgcagcATGGTGCCACCTAGCACCACACTGGGGTATCGGGGCCTGCACAGACTgcctggggagagcgccccctagtgaGCAAAGGGCCCATGTAGCCTGGTaccctgccctctctctgcccccccaataagacccatgggcccatctagctcagtatcccaCCCCCCTCTGGATCAGACCCGTTGGCCCATCTAGCCGGTATCTAACCCTGGCTGATCCCACCTCTGGCAGTgggcagcaccagctgcctcagaggTGGGTACAAGGACACCCCCTAGTGGGCAGCCGGGGAGCAGCCTTCCAAACCTCAGTGCAgcaggcagagtgggggtggccCTTCTGGCTCTGAACTGCCCCTCACCTGGCAAGGGGGTTCACATGCCTTTAGGTCATCGTCTGCAACCGCCTACCCCGACAGCATCGGGGTGGGAGCCCCATCCGGCTGCAAAAATGACGCAGCCCCTGGATCGCACAGAACTCGGAAGGCGCCAGAACCAAATCAGGTTAATTTAAACGGAAtttgaagcagaaaaaaaaaaccctaataatgaataataatcaaAGTAATTAACTATCGACTCAACGAATCAGGGGACCTCGCCAGCGGGTGCGGCAAATCTCGAAGGACTCTGGGCTCAACCCATAGACCAGTGACTTCATATGTATTTAAAGGAGAAATAAAGTTGTTATAAAGTACCCGGGAATTGCTGTAATTTTGGGATTTTGAATAAACTGATGTTTCCTGCTGCTGGTTATGAGTCCTCTCCTCGCTGTGAGCTGTTACTCACGACAACGTGCAGACGCGgccccctcgggggggggggctggttatATGGGGACCCCTCGCCTGCCACTGGGATGTGACCtctctggagtggggcagggagctgggtatACGGGGACCCCTAGCTTGGTGCTGGGATGTGGCCCctctggggttggggtgggagctGGTTATACAGGGGGACTCTACCCAGCGCTGAGACATGGCCCCTCTGGCATGGGAACGGGGACTGGTTATCTGGGGACCCCTCGCCTGGTGCTGGGATGCggtacctctggggtggagcgcggGGGCTGggtacccggggacccctcgccagGCGCTGGGATGCggtacctctggggtggagcgcggGGGCCGGGTAgccggggacccctcgcctggtGCTGGGATGCGGTACCTCTAGGGTGGAGTGCGGGGGCTGggtacccagggacccctcatcAGGCGCTGGGATGCAGACCCTCTGGGGCAGGATGTGGAGGCTGGGTACCCAGGGATCCCTTGCTCGGCACTGGGATACGGcctctctggggtggagcatgggggCTGggtacccagggacccctcgcccagcaCTGGGATGCggtacctctggggtggagcgtggGGGCCGGGTAGCCGGGGACCCCTCGCGTGGTGCTGggatgcagccccctctggggcaGGATGTGGGGGCTGGGTACCCAGGGATCCCCACCTGGTGCAGGACAGCAGCAATTCTCCACAGGCCTGGCAGGATGGATCTGCCCAGCGTGGGATGTGGCCAGGTCCCGTGGCTGTGGCGCTGCCAGCTGGGCGCCCGAGGGCATTTTATGGGGCACCCCAAATACCAGGCCTTTGGCTTTATTATGCTGAGAGAAGGGAACAAGGgcgtcccccagccccaccctggggcatcaggcaccccctccccagccctccctggGGCGCTGTAGGGCTCATGACACACACACTGAGCCTCTGGGGTGGctcagagggggcagggaaggggtcaCAGAGCTTCTCCCCTCTGGAATGTGTCCCCAGACCTGGCTGAAGTGGGGTGTGGTCATTCCTTTGAGTTAGGGTGACCCTAATTcgccccctgcccacagtccCAAGTCCATGAGCTGATTGGCTGATGTTATATTTGcatattatataaatatttataaggCTATGCTATATACGGGGAGGGTTCGCTCCTTCAGCTTTGATTGGCTGCTTGGGCTGccattttcaaaaaaaataaagggaagtcccacccctcctctcagttttttttttaaaaggtcgcGCCCCTTTGTGGGAAGTGGATCGTGTCCGGCCCTCCCACTTCCGCGCGCGCTTCTCCGCTCCCATTGGCTTCGGCGGCCGTCAATCCGGCATTTCAAATCGCTGTCCCGCCCTTCTCTGCGACCGTTAGGGGTAAACAACCCtgtgctctctcttcccccctccctcctgcctctcaAACCGCCGCCTTCACGCGTTCATATTCAAATCCCGCCAATCGGGCGGatggccccgcccctctccccctttcccaTTGGCTCCTACCCGTCGCGGACATTCGTTGTCAACGTCCTCCCGGGGAAGGCAGGAGGGGGGGTTCAAACCCCTCCGTTCCACCGGGCCTGATTGGGCGGCCGGGATTCGAAAGGGCGTGGTCGGCCCGGGCCAAAGGCTATAAAGTCCCCTGCTGGGCCCTAGCCCAGCTCCAGTGAGGGTGGGAGGCGATTGGAGAGAAGCCAGGAAGGGGAATCCCTGCAAGGGGGGCAGcccagattttttgggggggcaggtagagggaaaggggggaaccTGGTTGgcacaggtggggaggggggggcctgGGAGGAgaccctgcctctccccaccccacaaagtGAAGGGGTGAGTTCTATAGGGCTGGGGGGTAACCCCCAGATTTAGGGGGTGCCCTACCTGTGCAGGGGGCACCTGGTCTCTGCCAACCTCAGGCCAGACCCACCGCCATGGTGAGTGGTTCTTGCTCCCTTGATCTCTGCTTTCCCCAGGCACCCACCAGGTTATGGGGCAGCAATTTTTTGGAGGTGGTTGATCTGCATTTTGTGGGGGGTGGCTGCCTGAGTCCCCTTAATGGGTTGGGGCTGCTTGCAAGGGCTTATGGGGCAGGCAGGTCCATTATCAAGAATAACAGCAGGTTGGGTTGGGGTTTTACCAGGATCTGGTTGCAACTTGGGGTAGGGTGCACAAGGCATGGAAATTGGGTGGGTCCATTAGCCTTTTAAGGTTGAAATAAAGGGCCTACCCTTGGGGGGCAACTGCATTCAGGGAGTCATTAGCCAAAAGCAATGGCTGTGTTTAGAAATAACGGGGGCCACAATTCGCTTAAGATCGAATGGGTACATTTGGTGTGTTAGGATATTTCATGGGGTGAGATTGGGACACCTGGTTCTTTAAAAGCTGTAGCCGGtgcttatttaaaaggaaatactttaatAGGCCGTAAACTTGGGGtggaagttgattttttttaatgtgccttGTTTATTAaacagctgctttttaaaaatgtaggagAGAATTGGCGCCAATATTAGGGAGGTGAAAGGTGGCTGCATGTTTTTATGGGTTATCGATAAAGGCTGCCTTTTAAAAGAAGTATATAGATTTAATCGGGTCTGACAATCATCAGAAGTGGGTCCAATTTTTGCTGCCTCCCTTATTATCGATAATACTAAAAGCGGCTCCTAAGCTCTGCAGAGTTTTTTAAATCTCTGGGTAACCTGACAACCACGTGGCCTTTCAAAATATCTTCTCTGTTGGGTGCCGCTGTGGGAGCAAGGAATGGTGTTCCAATTTGCTTAGCTCTGTGTTGCATGCTGTTTGTAAGGAGGATCTGAACGCGTGGCAGGTATGTACTGTGCCTCTTGTCTGCCGGGTGATGGTTCGTCCCTGGAAAGGACTGGACAAAAAGTGATCTGCATGTATGAATTTCTTCTACACAAGTCCAGTGGCTTTCCAGACTTACCCTTTTTTTGGACAGCGAGGGATCTGCATGGATGATTTTCTTATACAGGCCTTGCACGATCCTGGTGACTTGTCCTAGTAACCTTTGAGTGTAAAATTATCATTATTTTCATGATGGGTGTTTAAGGGGGGTGGGAAAAGCTGAGGGACAAGAAGTTACTAGCTAGTGGATTTGGATGCTGATCTTGCATGGTTTAAGAATACCTGGTAGGAAAAGTTTTTGGTGGCTGGCTGGCATGTGCCATGGGTCGGGCTGTCAGATTCTAGGGCAGGTATGAAGGGCCTTACACCTCCCTGGGTGCCAAGGATGCTCTTATATCCTGCTTTTCAGATCATCTGCTTATTAACGTTTAGATCTTCCCCAGCCCATGTTTCACCGCCCCAGATCTTGTTGCCGGCAAAGGCCGGGACTTTTCAAAAGCATGTAGTTGTTTTTGGATGcctgatttgatttgatttttaccTCCCCACAGGAAAACCAAGAGCCCCctttttgggaggggtggggggaggggctcaagCCACTTTGGAAAAGCCGCGGCCTAATTTTGAACAGGCCTCGGGTGTGAAACTGGCCCACGGAGAGTTGCTGTTACTAAAAGGGTGTAGGGGTGGCTGCCGAGTCATTTCTTGCTGGGGCATAGCCCCGTGGAGCAGCTGCGGCGTGCGTTGTAaaatgtgtctgtgcagcaccgcAGAGCCCTGGGGAGGAACCGTCTGCGGCGGGGAATAATGGCTTAGCCCGGGCGGACAGTCCCAGGCTGGCTTGGAGGAGGGCTTGTTTGCATATTTGTTATGTGGCTTCATCTCTGGATGGTCACCTGCCACGTATGGCAGAGCAACGCTCTTTGAGGGATCCCCCCGTGTTTTCTCGGCGGCAGGGCCTAGCACCGGCCCACGGGGTGTCCCTGTGCTTTGCGGGGTTAACCAGGGATCCAGGCTGGGCAGGGTGATGGCTTTCGGAGCATTGTGGTCCTGGGGGGAACCTGCCTTAGGGAAATCCTGTTTCCGGGCCTGGCCTGCCCTGACCACGCTCCCCTCCTTTAGCCGCAGCTTCCTGGCTTTGCAGCCCCTTTGTATTTACCTTTCAGGGGCTGGATCAAGGAGGCAGCTTCTACCCAGGCTGCTGCCTCCTGTCCCAGGACGCTCCTGCTGCTGGCTTCTTGGCTCTCTTTGGAGGCTGAGGCCATGTCCCAGGCTGGTtgtaaggggtgggggggtgtaaaACTGACTTGGTTTGAgattgggggcagggaaggtgctCGGGGTCCCCTTGAGCTGCTCTGGGGCACTGAGCCTGTAGTGTGTCTCTGGCCCTCGTGTGCTCATCCAGGAGGGCCTGCGAGTCATCCCCATCGGAGGTCTGCTGGGCTGTCCTCTCTGGCATGCCGTGAGTTAGTGGGTCTCCATCGGCGTTACCGCCGAGGGACCAAAAAACCAGGACCTCGGGGGGTCACCCTGACGGCCAGCTGAGCACCCTTAAAGCTTTCCCAGGGCAGCTGGATCTGAGGCTCCTGGCCTGCGGTGCATGGTCAGCAGACCCTGCTGTCTCTTCTGTGATGATGCATCTGATCTGGCATAGCCGAGGCTGAATCCACACCTTCCCCGGGATGTGGGATTTGCAGTGGCTCTGGGGCTGGTTGTAGCCTCTCCTGGGGCTCGTCCCGGCGTGCGACACATCCCATTACCCTGGCAGAGACCTTGAAGGGACTGAAACCAAAATCCACTTCCCTTGAGCACTCCCAGCATCTTCAGAAACCGGGCTTGGCCTTGGAAAACTgggcctcccacccccaaaaaatcttATATAGGGTCCTGTGTCCCTAGCACAGTGGGGACTTCATCCTTGTTAATATGCCTAACGAgaattggggaggagggcggcaTCTTTGGATCTGTCTCCCGCTGGTCAATATCCTTGAAGGCCCCCTGCCAACGTTTAGCTGCTACAGGGCTTAAGGGGGAGGAGAGGCCTGCAGGTTCAGGAAGATGCTACTGCTTGATAGTGTGGGTGTGACAAGCTGAACTGAACCCCCCTAGAGAGGTAGGGTGGGGGGAATTTTGCTCTGCCACTTCTGGGGATGAATCCTGGGCATCGGGTTCCAACTGATCCCCATGGACCAGCCCCTTGAGTAGCCTCGGTAAAGCCAATCTGCGTCCCCGGGTGGTGCCTGCTGGTTTGGGGGGAGACCCCAAGACAGGATttgtgggggggaaggaaatCAGTGAGTGGCTGAAGCTGATGGGGCAGCCTCTCCTTTTAATCTCTCTCTGGGTTTCATCTGCACCAGAGCCACTCGCTGCCTCTCGTCTGGCCTTGTGACTCGGTGTGAACGGTGCAGGGGGCTGAGTTAACGGGGGATCCCCTTGGGATCTTGGGGCTCAAAGCCAACCTGGACTGGGCGGCGAGAACGCTGGGAGGGGAAGCCGTGGGCCTGGGAGGGGACAGCTTGGGGGGCGAAttagggggcgctctcctctgTCGgtgctgagcccagtgccccactgTGCCTGGCCCTGGCACGCTTGGCCCCTGCTTTTCCTGGGCTCCTCTCCGCTTTCCGGGCCTGCGCGGTTCTGGAGTCCATCGGGCACATCGGCCTGAGCGTAACTGCTGGGCCCCGCTGGAGGGGGTGGGCAGAGGGTGACCCCCCCGGAGCAGGTTATCACTTGGTCTGTGACGCGCTCGTGTCCCTCTCTCCTGCAGAACTCGAACATGGAAAACCTGCCTCCCCACGTCATCCGGCTGGTCTACAAGGAGGTCTCCACCCTGACGTCGGACCCGCCGGAGGGCATCAAGGTCTTCCCCAACGAGGAGGACATCACGGACGTCCAGGTCACCATCGAAGGACCTGGTGAGATGGGGGTGTGGCTAGTGGCTGTAAGGGGGCGTGGCTTTACTCTGGCGCCTCCCCCCTTGCTAGCTgccacctcccccactgcatttAATGGTTCTGCTCTTGCCTGAGGCTGGAGGAGTCGATCTCTGCTTGAAGAGGGCGCTGTGATCCCTGCTCTGACCCTAGTGTGGCACTGGGGGCTTagtggggggcgctgtgctgtaggGAGCCTGTCGGGCCTCAGAGCACGCACACACCCTGCCCCCGGCACAGACAGGGCCTTCCTGGGGTGCGGGGGTCTTTCATTAAGGTCCCACCCCAGCCATGATTTGCTGTCATCTTCCCCTGCAGCCCGGCGCCCCCTAGCCTCATGGGGCTGTTCTGGGGCCGGTCCCCTCCCAGGGGCGAGTTGGGGGTAGGGACGTACCctgtggaggtggggtggggggagtggatcCCCTCTCACCCGCTCTGCTCCCTTGGCAGAGGGGACGCCCTATGCCGGGGGCGTCTTCCGCATGAAGCTCATCCTGGGCAAGGATTTCCCGGCCGCGCCGCCCAAGGGCTACTTCCTCACCAAGATCTTCCACCCCAACGTGGGCGCCAACGGCGAGATCTGCGTCAACGTCCTCAAGAAAGACTggaaggcagagctgggcatTAAGCACGTGCTGCTGGTAAGCggcgggcccagcagggggcgctctccccgggcaggcagggctggctctagggtggcactagggggcgctgtgctgcagggccagggctcagcagggggtgctctccccgggcaggcagggctggccccagggtggcactagggggctctgtgctgcagggcaggggctcagcagggggcgctctccctgagtaggcagggctggctctagggggcgctgtgctttAGGAGTTGATCTTTCAGATGAGGGGAAAACCCGAGGCTCTGGGTACAAGATCATCAAAGGGGAGCTGCAGGAGTCACCAAGCCCAGTATTTGCTATGGCTGTTGAAGCAGCCTCTTGGGGGTGGGACGCGGGGGGCTGGGTACATGGGGACCCCTCGCCTGGAGCTGAGACACGGCCCCTCTGGCGTGGGACGCAGGGGCTGGGTATGGGGACCCCTCACCCAGTACTGAGATGTGGCtgctatggggtggggctggttatACTGGGGCCCCTCCCTCGGCACAGCAGCCCCAGGTCGGCAGCGCAGAATCCTGCCTCTGAAGCTGCAGGGAGCTTTGGAGGGCACAAGCTGATCACCCTacaggctgcccccacccccttcccccaagatctGATACCCCAGGACGGGTTTCcatcagcacagcgccccctagtgcctgGTGCCAGCTACCCCAGCTGTCTGGCCCCAGAAGGGATTGGCCAGTAGCGACAGAGCAGCGCCGATCGGGTTAAACGTcccgctgcctggctgggagtTTTCCTAGCTAGGACGCCGGGAAGCTTTAAAACCTTAAAGGGACCCtctgtttcaaatgctgcatgagctcactccagccccctgcgTTTCAGGGTCTCCCACGGTCCCCCTCCCTCACATCAGGGGCTCTGGTGTCCCATTCCCCCTGTGCTCTTCCCCCCCATCCTATTATTTCTGCCTGGGTGATGGCTCCAGCTTCCCCCCGGGACGACGGGCAGAGCCAAGTGAGGGGTGACTCCGTGTGTCCCCCGTTTTCCCCCTTCCCATTGTCTAGCTTCCCCCCAAATCCGTTGCCTTCTAGCATGTTAGACAtcccatcttccccccccccccccccatggagtcACGTCCACCGtgttatctgagcacctcaatatacttacctctgcagctgggatgGTGGCAGAGTGCGTCTGtccggggaggggggaataaCCCATCTGGTGGCGTGGCTGCATCCACGCTTCGGGGTTGGGCTGATGTAGCTCTGCTGGTAGTCTCTGCAGCGTAGACACACCTttagtctgtgcctcagtttccctgcgtACAACGGGGATAGCTGCCCTGCCCTACctcttgtggggaggggggcgccGCAGGGAGGATAAATTCAAAGGTGGTGATGGCCAGATGAGCCCCTGAAATAGTCTGGTCATAAGAAACAGCTGTGGTTAAACTCTGCCTCGTGGGAGGCCGGGTGCAGCGCCTAGCGCTCTGCTCGGAGCGAGCCGGGTTCTGTTCCTCGTGCTGCCTGTTGTCGCGTCCCGTGGCCaggcctcggtttccccagctaGGGCTCCAGCGACAGGCCCGCCCCTACCCAGGAGAACGACAGCTCTGGGGGTTTCTCAGTGAGCCGTTCAGTCTGGTGCCGGGGGGAGCAGCCAGGATCTCTGTACAACCCAGAGCCAGAAAGCCAGGCAGGCCCCGGGAATCCTGGCTTTTCGGAGCAGCCGTGGGTTGGATTCCCCGCAGTGGGGGCTGCTCCTGGTGGGAGGGTGGCCGGGCGCCTGGGGACGGGGCTGTTTAGGCCGGGGACGCTCTGTCTTTCTGCACTTGATTGTCAGATACTTCCACAGAATCCCCACAGGCCGGGTGACGGGGGTGGAAGTGACCCACAGAATTACCCCTGCCACAGGCGGCGTGGCCAGGGTGCCCTGTGCTGTGGGtattcccagccccccaggggccaTACGGGGTGGATTGGGGCCAGGGTGCCCTGTGCTGGGGCtattcccagccccccaggggccaTACAGGGTGGATCGGGACCAGGGTGCCCTGTGCTGGGGCtattcccagccccccaggggccaTACTAGGATGGGCTGTGTCTTTGACCATCCCTGag includes:
- the UBE2S gene encoding ubiquitin-conjugating enzyme E2 S isoform X1, which gives rise to MNSNMENLPPHVIRLVYKEVSTLTSDPPEGIKVFPNEEDITDVQVTIEGPEGTPYAGGVFRMKLILGKDFPAAPPKGYFLTKIFHPNVGANGEICVNVLKKDWKAELGIKHVLLTIKCLLIHPNPESALNEEAGRLLLENYEEYAARARLLTEIHAQPSSLRGASKDPGDPCSSAAALAAGGEGPMAKKHAGDRDKKQLAKKKTDKKRALRRL
- the UBE2S gene encoding ubiquitin-conjugating enzyme E2 S isoform X2, with amino-acid sequence MENLPPHVIRLVYKEVSTLTSDPPEGIKVFPNEEDITDVQVTIEGPEGTPYAGGVFRMKLILGKDFPAAPPKGYFLTKIFHPNVGANGEICVNVLKKDWKAELGIKHVLLTIKCLLIHPNPESALNEEAGRLLLENYEEYAARARLLTEIHAQPSSLRGASKDPGDPCSSAAALAAGGEGPMAKKHAGDRDKKQLAKKKTDKKRALRRL